A single region of the Fenollaria sporofastidiosus genome encodes:
- a CDS encoding MBOAT family O-acyltransferase → MVFTSVTFIFYFLPLVLMMYFIVPKKNRELRNIVLLLFSLFFYFAGEPKAILVMLVSIVTNYASGYLIGVIHGKKRALPLITAIIINLSMLFYYKYLNFFTTNFTSIFKLSIETKEIIMPIGISFFTFQGLSYVFDVYMGNAKYKKNPLDIALYISLFPQLIAGPIVRYETVANEIEDRDETLDKFASGVLRFIVGFSKKLLLANKFGIIADEIFRLNGGYNISVPLAWFGAFAYAMQIYYDFSAYSDMAIGLGKIFGFNFLENFNYPYISKSITEFWRRWHISLGTWFRDYIYIPLGGNRVSVFHHIINIFIVWFLTGFWHGASWNYIIWGLYFFVFLVLEKYIFNKAFKNIPNIFKHIYTVFVLLIGWVIFKEENIFLLLKYLRAMFNFGSNETIGGLLYYLKEYYIEIILGIVFSTGLFKKFELGYKKLYLIFVYGILFILSIIVLFSSSYNPFIYFRF, encoded by the coding sequence ATGGTTTTTACAAGTGTAACATTTATATTTTATTTTTTGCCATTAGTGCTAATGATGTATTTTATTGTCCCAAAAAAGAATAGAGAATTAAGAAACATAGTACTCTTACTCTTCTCACTATTCTTCTACTTTGCAGGTGAACCAAAAGCTATCTTGGTAATGCTAGTCTCCATTGTAACAAATTATGCTTCCGGATATTTAATAGGGGTAATTCACGGTAAAAAACGTGCGCTGCCTTTAATTACAGCTATCATTATAAACTTGTCAATGCTGTTTTACTATAAGTACTTAAATTTCTTTACAACAAACTTTACTAGCATCTTTAAACTAAGTATTGAAACAAAAGAGATAATTATGCCCATAGGTATATCGTTCTTCACATTTCAAGGACTTAGCTATGTTTTTGATGTGTACATGGGAAATGCTAAATATAAAAAGAATCCTTTGGATATAGCTTTATATATATCGCTCTTTCCTCAGCTTATAGCAGGACCAATTGTCAGATATGAAACTGTTGCTAATGAAATTGAAGACAGAGATGAAACGCTTGATAAGTTTGCAAGTGGTGTTTTGAGATTTATAGTTGGTTTCTCAAAAAAATTATTGCTAGCTAATAAATTTGGCATTATAGCTGATGAAATCTTTAGACTTAATGGTGGATACAACATTAGTGTTCCACTTGCTTGGTTTGGAGCCTTTGCCTATGCAATGCAAATTTACTACGACTTTAGCGCCTACTCTGACATGGCCATTGGTCTTGGAAAAATATTTGGATTTAATTTCTTAGAGAACTTTAACTACCCCTACATTTCAAAAAGTATAACAGAGTTTTGGAGACGCTGGCACATTTCACTTGGCACTTGGTTTAGAGACTACATCTACATACCACTTGGCGGTAACAGAGTAAGTGTATTTCATCATATAATAAATATCTTTATAGTCTGGTTTTTAACAGGTTTTTGGCACGGAGCATCTTGGAATTATATCATCTGGGGTCTATACTTCTTTGTCTTTTTAGTATTAGAAAAGTATATATTTAATAAGGCCTTTAAAAATATTCCAAACATTTTTAAACATATCTATACCGTTTTTGTCTTACTAATAGGATGGGTTATATTTAAAGAGGAAAATATTTTTTTATTATTAAAATACCTACGTGCTATGTTTAATTTTGGTTCAAACGAAACTATAGGCGGACTTCTTTATTATTTAAAAGAATACTATATAGAAATTATTTTAGGCATAGTCTTTTCAACAGGCTTGTTTAAAAAGTTTGAATTAGGCTATAAAAAATTATACCTAATCTTTGTATATGGAATACTTTTCATCTTATCGATAATTGTACTATTTAGCAGCTCATACAACCCATTTATATATTTCAGGTTTTAG
- a CDS encoding DUF1294 domain-containing protein, with the protein MGIILNIIKTFGRIIFLGTNVIAFLLYAYDKLKASFHGWRVPEIVLLLFSMAGGGLGGFAAMFVFRHKIRKFYFYIANFIGLIILSKVY; encoded by the coding sequence ATGGGAATAATTTTAAACATAATAAAAACATTTGGACGAATAATATTTTTAGGAACAAACGTCATAGCCTTTCTATTGTACGCATATGACAAGCTAAAAGCATCCTTCCACGGATGGAGAGTGCCAGAAATTGTACTTCTTTTATTTAGCATGGCAGGCGGAGGACTAGGAGGCTTTGCTGCAATGTTTGTATTCAGGCACAAGATAAGAAAATTTTACTTCTACATCGCAAACTTCATAGGACTAATCATTCTTAGTAAAGTTTATTAG
- a CDS encoding DHHW family protein encodes MKKKNLFITISFLSIIYISMLLITMFRNDSVLTYFENRNIKAKPEMSIETIFNENYFGKLEDYLKDSFKGRNKLVELDTLINKSIIKRPVVNGVYCDKNLYLARWERWWPYDYKNDLKHMSEAYAKLNDKLKTNGINFIYVGVPEHSYVFSDKYPDYMLNKHDEWKEIEDAFFDELNKNLILNIKMSTKIKNRDLEYSKTDHHFSYLGAKNAYDEIIKTINENTKYKLDSNVELIKGKEEFRGSYARKLFFLGNLHDDYYTYKENFKYERFDDNIKSDDKLFFQEDNLYRGSMGYGVYMGGDKSFTEIKTDRNNLPNILVYGDSFTNPIETLLVRNANNFYSVDFRYKKDQSLMEIINKYKPDIVVCIRDNLMYLNKDDNGITE; translated from the coding sequence ATGAAAAAGAAAAACTTATTTATAACAATTTCGTTTTTATCTATAATTTATATTTCAATGCTTTTAATAACAATGTTTAGAAATGATTCAGTGCTAACATACTTTGAAAATAGAAACATAAAAGCTAAACCAGAAATGAGTATTGAAACTATCTTCAATGAAAATTATTTTGGTAAGCTTGAAGACTACTTAAAAGATTCTTTTAAAGGTAGAAATAAGTTAGTAGAATTAGATACGCTAATTAATAAATCAATTATAAAAAGACCCGTGGTTAATGGTGTTTACTGTGATAAGAATCTTTATCTGGCAAGATGGGAAAGATGGTGGCCGTATGACTATAAAAATGATCTAAAACATATGTCTGAAGCTTATGCCAAACTAAATGATAAACTTAAAACTAATGGCATTAACTTTATATATGTAGGTGTTCCTGAACATAGCTATGTTTTCTCAGATAAATATCCAGATTATATGCTAAATAAGCATGATGAATGGAAAGAGATTGAAGATGCATTCTTCGATGAGCTAAACAAAAACCTTATTCTAAACATAAAAATGAGCACAAAGATTAAAAACAGAGATTTAGAATACTCAAAAACAGATCATCACTTTTCTTACCTTGGGGCTAAAAATGCATATGATGAAATCATTAAAACCATAAATGAAAATACAAAGTATAAACTTGATAGCAATGTTGAATTAATTAAAGGAAAAGAAGAGTTCCGAGGCTCCTATGCGAGAAAACTTTTCTTTTTAGGGAACTTGCATGATGACTACTACACCTATAAAGAAAATTTCAAATATGAAAGATTTGATGATAATATAAAAAGTGATGATAAACTATTCTTTCAAGAAGACAATCTATACCGTGGAAGCATGGGCTACGGTGTTTACATGGGCGGAGATAAAAGCTTTACGGAAATTAAAACTGATAGGAACAACTTACCTAATATATTAGTATATGGCGATTCATTTACAAACCCAATTGAAACACTTCTAGTAAGAAATGCAAATAATTTTTACAGTGTTGATTTTAGATACAAGAAGGATCAAAGTTTAATGGAAATTATTAATAAATACAAGCCCGATATAGTAGTATGTATTAGAGATAATCTTATGTATTTAAATAAAGATGACAATGGTATAACAGAATAA
- a CDS encoding AAA family ATPase produces MDMNLFSNASSMDERLNARLNSGGVETFLPYLEKHKDEVSKATYAYFLAKASYMKGEKDEAVRLLEEETDKDFKCYQFLLEIYFESENDEDFKRIYTIVENLYARNEGFDKLKFMHLLVDREYNEIGSTIDSYPDKGFEALKLDFYYRVGEYDKLKKLARKIMMTRPNSKESDAASTFLQKTKSEAAKKETAQSALQEDLKKLNDMIGLDSVKEEVNKIIKQIEFEQMREKQGIVNENKMSYHFAFYGNPGTGKTTVARLIGDIFRDVGILEKGQLVEVDRSDLVGQYIGVTAKQTQEKIEEAMGGVLFIDEAYALARGGENDFGKEAIDTLVKAMEDHRDKFIVILAGYTKEMRELLKTNPGLKSRINMEIYFEDYEEQDLLRIAEIYAKKNHFVLSEDGRKAFLKRIEAEKAQEDFGNGRSARSIIEDAIKEKALRVAGKNVSKEELTTLSSVDFGVDLSKVGRDGIEEAMEELNKLVGLEPVKRRVEELKNQMIYNKMLEEKGIKTSTKSYHMVFTGNPGTGKTTVARILGKIFYQMGALSAEKFVEADRSKLVGQYIGQTGPKTQDICKSAYGGILFIDEAYSLAGTSSKDFGPEAIATLIQEMENNRDKLVVIFAGYTKEMNDLLNVNPGLSSRIGEIIEFPDYNANELVEIFKRICTSQHYEIDQDALEEVSKHFEYLVQHKDKNFGNGREARRIFERITTAQASRVVNEGAQDILLIKAIDVTRAIGE; encoded by the coding sequence CTAGCAGCATGGATGAGAGATTAAACGCTAGACTTAACTCAGGTGGCGTAGAGACTTTCCTTCCATACTTAGAAAAGCATAAAGACGAGGTGAGCAAAGCTACTTATGCTTACTTCTTAGCAAAAGCTTCTTACATGAAGGGAGAAAAAGACGAGGCAGTAAGATTACTAGAAGAGGAAACTGATAAAGACTTTAAGTGCTACCAGTTTTTGCTTGAGATATATTTTGAAAGCGAGAATGACGAAGACTTTAAGAGAATCTACACTATAGTTGAGAATTTATATGCTAGAAACGAAGGCTTTGACAAGCTAAAATTTATGCATCTCTTAGTCGATCGCGAGTACAATGAAATTGGGAGCACAATCGACTCCTATCCAGACAAGGGCTTTGAGGCTTTAAAGCTTGATTTTTATTATAGAGTCGGCGAGTATGATAAGCTTAAAAAACTTGCTAGGAAGATAATGATGACGCGCCCAAACTCCAAAGAGAGCGACGCAGCAAGTACATTCTTGCAAAAGACAAAAAGCGAAGCTGCTAAGAAAGAAACAGCACAGTCAGCCTTGCAAGAAGACCTTAAAAAGCTAAACGATATGATTGGTCTTGATAGTGTTAAGGAAGAAGTTAATAAGATTATAAAGCAAATCGAGTTCGAACAGATGAGAGAAAAGCAAGGCATAGTAAACGAGAACAAGATGAGCTACCACTTTGCCTTCTACGGCAATCCCGGAACTGGTAAGACAACAGTTGCAAGACTTATAGGTGATATCTTCAGAGACGTTGGCATACTTGAAAAGGGTCAGCTCGTTGAAGTAGACCGTTCAGACCTAGTTGGACAATATATAGGCGTAACAGCTAAGCAAACACAGGAGAAGATTGAAGAAGCGATGGGCGGCGTATTGTTTATAGACGAGGCGTACGCACTTGCACGTGGTGGAGAGAATGACTTTGGTAAAGAAGCAATCGACACACTAGTTAAGGCTATGGAAGACCATAGAGACAAGTTCATCGTCATACTTGCAGGTTATACAAAAGAGATGAGAGAGCTGCTTAAGACGAACCCAGGACTTAAGTCAAGAATCAATATGGAGATCTACTTCGAAGACTATGAGGAGCAAGACCTATTAAGAATAGCAGAGATATATGCAAAGAAGAACCACTTTGTATTATCAGAAGATGGAAGAAAGGCCTTCTTAAAGAGGATAGAAGCCGAGAAAGCACAAGAAGACTTTGGCAATGGTAGAAGCGCAAGAAGCATAATCGAAGATGCCATCAAAGAGAAAGCACTAAGAGTTGCAGGCAAGAACGTTTCAAAAGAAGAACTAACAACACTAAGCTCGGTAGACTTTGGAGTCGATCTAAGCAAAGTTGGAAGAGATGGCATAGAAGAAGCCATGGAAGAGCTTAATAAACTAGTCGGACTTGAGCCAGTTAAGCGCAGAGTTGAAGAGTTAAAAAATCAAATGATATATAACAAGATGCTTGAAGAAAAAGGCATAAAGACAAGCACTAAGTCATATCACATGGTCTTTACAGGAAATCCCGGCACAGGTAAGACAACAGTTGCAAGAATACTAGGCAAGATCTTTTATCAGATGGGCGCACTAAGCGCAGAAAAGTTTGTAGAGGCAGATAGATCAAAGCTAGTTGGTCAATATATAGGTCAGACAGGTCCTAAAACACAAGACATATGTAAGTCAGCTTACGGCGGCATCTTATTCATAGATGAAGCGTACTCACTAGCAGGAACTAGCTCAAAAGACTTTGGTCCAGAAGCCATAGCCACACTTATACAAGAGATGGAGAACAATCGTGACAAGCTAGTCGTTATCTTTGCAGGTTACACAAAAGAGATGAACGATCTACTAAATGTAAACCCTGGACTTAGCTCCAGGATAGGCGAGATCATAGAGTTTCCAGATTACAACGCAAATGAGCTAGTAGAAATATTCAAACGTATATGCACTTCGCAGCACTACGAGATAGACCAAGACGCCTTAGAAGAAGTATCAAAGCATTTCGAATACCTAGTCCAACACAAAGATAAAAACTTTGGCAATGGTAGAGAGGCACGTAGAATATTCGAAAGGATTACTACAGCGCAAGCAAGTAGAGTAGTTAATGAAGGTGCACAAGACATATTGTTGATAAAGGCGATAGATGTAACAAGAGCGATAGGAGAGTAG